The following proteins come from a genomic window of Desulfobacterales bacterium:
- a CDS encoding folylpolyglutamate synthase/dihydrofolate synthase family protein: protein MAFDNEYADCLKKMFGLRRFGIKLGLDIISGMLTGLGSPQQQFRCIHIAGTNGKGSVASTLATILQTAGYRVGLYTSPHLVHFNERIQTNGQPISNESVVASYLAVEKAHQGNREPTFFEFTTAMALYEFSRQQVDWAIIETGMGGRLDATNVLRPNLSIITNISLEHQSYLGNTLAAIAAEKGGIIKEGVPVITGAGQKPVIEVLTRIAQKKSAPLYRFGNAFRIRRHPDGTFTYYGLDQQWAKLRTGLKGEHQAKNAALVLAACEVLNRLGLKLLFDHLQAGLLNTHWPGRLEIISESPLVILDGAHNLSAVRILSQYLAAHYADRNITLVTGILDDKAYTPMLRQLLPLCKKAVFTQPKIDRALPPETFLTVAKEFIPSPEVIPSVPDAVAHAVQTAKKDEVICIAGSLYLVGEVKGAIEAGTLVLNPPNSQAITFPA from the coding sequence ATGGCATTCGATAACGAATACGCGGATTGCCTGAAGAAAATGTTCGGTCTCAGGCGCTTTGGTATTAAACTCGGGCTCGATATCATTTCCGGCATGTTAACCGGCCTGGGCAGTCCGCAGCAACAGTTTCGCTGCATTCATATCGCGGGCACCAACGGCAAAGGCTCCGTCGCATCGACCCTTGCCACCATTCTGCAAACCGCCGGTTACCGGGTCGGCCTCTACACCTCTCCCCATCTGGTTCACTTTAACGAGCGCATTCAAACTAATGGCCAACCCATCTCAAATGAAAGCGTTGTTGCCTCCTATCTGGCCGTTGAAAAAGCCCATCAGGGAAACCGGGAGCCGACGTTTTTTGAATTTACCACCGCCATGGCGTTGTATGAATTCAGCCGCCAACAGGTCGACTGGGCTATTATTGAAACCGGCATGGGCGGCAGGCTGGATGCCACCAATGTTCTGCGCCCAAATCTGTCCATCATCACCAACATTTCACTGGAGCATCAATCCTATCTGGGAAACACCCTTGCGGCAATTGCCGCCGAGAAAGGCGGCATCATCAAAGAAGGCGTACCCGTCATAACCGGAGCCGGGCAAAAACCCGTCATTGAAGTGCTCACGCGCATCGCACAAAAAAAATCCGCCCCCCTTTACCGGTTCGGCAACGCATTTCGAATTCGAAGACACCCCGACGGCACTTTTACTTATTACGGTTTGGACCAACAATGGGCCAAATTGCGCACCGGGCTGAAAGGGGAACACCAGGCTAAAAACGCGGCGTTGGTTCTGGCCGCTTGTGAAGTATTAAACCGACTTGGGCTGAAACTGCTGTTTGATCATCTTCAAGCCGGACTCCTGAACACCCATTGGCCCGGCCGGCTGGAAATCATATCGGAATCACCCCTGGTGATATTGGACGGCGCCCACAACCTATCAGCGGTTCGCATTCTATCGCAATATCTGGCTGCTCATTACGCCGATCGAAACATCACGCTGGTAACCGGCATACTGGACGATAAGGCATATACCCCCATGCTTCGGCAATTATTACCCTTGTGTAAAAAGGCCGTTTTCACCCAACCCAAGATCGATCGGGCGCTCCCGCCGGAAACTTTTCTGACCGTGGCCAAAGAATTTATCCCCTCTCCCGAGGTCATCCCGAGCGTTCCCGATGCGGTCGCCCATGCCGTTCAAACCGCTAAAAAGGATGAGGTCATCTGTATTGCCGGATCATTATATCTGGTAGGCGAAGTAAAGGGAGCCATAGAAGCCGGCACGTTGGTATTAAATCCACCGAATAGCCAAGCCATCACGTTTCCCGCTTGA
- a CDS encoding MBOAT family O-acyltransferase, which yields MLFNSLQFPFFFILLVSLYFTIPYRFRWMLLLGASYFFYMCWKVDYILLITSSTLIAYWAGLRMAAASDPKRKRNYFILSLVFNLGALFFFKYFNFFSRSVTLGLNALNIDFSAPVFNVLLPVGISFYTFQILSYTFDVYSGRTPAERHLGYFALYVSFWPQLGAGPIERSHRMLPQFKGKRDFDYHRVTDGLRLMLWGLFQKVVIADHLAIYVNRVFNHVDTFQGAPLIIASFFFTFQIYCDFSGYSDMAVGAARVFGYELIYNFHRPYFAKSLGEFWQRWHISLSTWFRDYVYIPMGGNRVVKWRHYVNLFITFWVSGLWHGANWTFVVWGALHGLLLVVEVATQPFRQRVIHRWFSNASSFFCRSVLVGVTFIQVSFAWIFFRANTVGEAFTVIKKIWAIDSFAAGFKVVGPYSFLFSILLILILVWVHLKERKDRINHYIGRLSVAARWSVYTLVLWAVIISGVFGVRQEFIYFQF from the coding sequence ATGTTATTTAATTCGCTTCAATTTCCTTTTTTCTTTATTCTCCTTGTCAGTCTCTATTTTACGATTCCCTACCGGTTCAGATGGATGTTGCTGCTCGGCGCCAGTTACTTCTTTTATATGTGCTGGAAGGTCGATTATATCCTTCTGATTACCAGTTCCACCCTCATCGCCTACTGGGCCGGGTTACGAATGGCCGCGGCGTCCGACCCGAAAAGAAAGAGAAACTATTTCATTCTGAGCCTAGTGTTTAACCTTGGCGCGCTCTTTTTTTTCAAATATTTCAATTTTTTCAGCAGATCCGTGACCCTCGGCTTGAATGCCTTGAATATCGATTTTTCTGCGCCGGTATTCAATGTGCTGTTGCCGGTGGGAATTTCCTTTTATACATTCCAGATACTCAGTTACACCTTCGATGTCTACAGCGGACGAACGCCTGCTGAAAGGCATTTGGGGTATTTTGCGCTTTACGTGTCTTTCTGGCCGCAACTGGGGGCGGGGCCCATTGAGCGAAGCCATCGCATGTTACCCCAATTCAAGGGGAAACGGGATTTTGATTATCATCGGGTGACCGACGGCCTTCGTCTTATGCTGTGGGGGTTGTTTCAAAAAGTGGTGATTGCCGACCATCTGGCGATTTATGTCAACCGGGTGTTTAATCACGTGGATACGTTTCAGGGGGCACCGCTCATTATCGCCTCGTTTTTTTTCACCTTTCAGATTTACTGCGATTTTTCCGGTTATTCCGATATGGCGGTCGGCGCAGCGCGTGTTTTCGGCTATGAGCTGATTTATAACTTTCACCGGCCGTATTTCGCCAAGTCTTTGGGTGAATTCTGGCAGCGCTGGCATATCTCGTTATCCACCTGGTTCAGGGACTACGTGTATATTCCCATGGGGGGAAACCGGGTTGTGAAATGGCGGCACTATGTTAATCTGTTTATCACCTTTTGGGTGAGCGGGTTATGGCACGGCGCCAATTGGACCTTTGTTGTCTGGGGAGCGCTGCACGGGTTGCTTCTGGTTGTGGAAGTCGCAACCCAGCCCTTCCGGCAACGGGTCATCCATCGATGGTTTTCGAATGCGTCTTCGTTTTTCTGCCGCAGTGTTCTCGTCGGCGTTACCTTTATTCAGGTTTCTTTTGCCTGGATCTTTTTCCGGGCCAATACGGTGGGTGAGGCCTTCACCGTCATAAAAAAGATATGGGCCATCGATTCCTTTGCGGCGGGATTCAAAGTGGTCGGTCCCTATTCATTTTTATTTAGTATTTTGTTGATTCTGATATTGGTGTGGGTGCATTTGAAAGAGCGAAAGGATCGGATTAATCACTATATCGGAAGGTTGTCGGTAGCGGCGCGTTGGTCCGTTTACACGCTGGTGCTTTGGGCGGTCATTATTTCAGGGGTTTTCGGGGTAAGACAAGAATTCATTTACTTTCAATTTTGA
- the rpsU gene encoding 30S ribosomal protein S21 translates to MKQIEVRVLDNDLEKAMRILKKKIQNDGLFKRLKLKKSYEKPSEYRRRKQREALRRQRIATARKYRR, encoded by the coding sequence TTGAAGCAAATTGAAGTCAGGGTGTTAGATAACGACCTTGAAAAAGCCATGCGCATTCTGAAAAAGAAGATTCAGAACGACGGGCTTTTCAAACGCTTGAAACTGAAAAAAAGCTATGAAAAGCCGAGCGAATACAGACGTCGCAAACAACGCGAAGCTTTGAGAAGGCAGCGTATCGCCACTGCCCGAAAATATCGTCGATAA
- a CDS encoding universal stress protein, protein MYEKILVPLDGSAHAEAILPHVEKLAQGSKVDVVLLYVDDTADLMLERDEVADVKDFIEKRRQQVNAKEAYLQSIIDRWREKGIAARMQIVHGSVVAGIMDCAAKEAVDLIAMASHGMGGMQRTFYGSSTAGVLNCIDRPLLLIRSRFQQGC, encoded by the coding sequence ATGTACGAAAAAATTCTTGTCCCCTTAGACGGATCAGCACATGCAGAAGCCATTCTGCCACATGTCGAAAAGCTGGCTCAAGGTTCAAAAGTCGATGTCGTTCTGCTATATGTCGATGACACCGCTGATCTGATGCTTGAACGAGATGAAGTGGCCGACGTTAAGGACTTCATCGAAAAACGCCGTCAACAGGTAAACGCCAAAGAAGCTTATCTTCAATCCATTATTGACAGATGGCGGGAAAAAGGCATTGCCGCGCGCATGCAAATCGTTCACGGATCAGTCGTCGCCGGCATCATGGACTGCGCCGCAAAGGAAGCCGTGGACCTGATAGCCATGGCCAGTCATGGAATGGGGGGAATGCAACGGACATTTTATGGCAGTTCGACTGCCGGTGTGCTGAACTGTATTGATCGTCCCTTGCTGCTGATTCGCTCAAGGTTTCAACAGGGGTGCTGA
- a CDS encoding DUF3300 domain-containing protein, giving the protein MKATTIFYLVLGTFIFPIFVPGPLLPLPLAQAQGSNYSEPSEKYSREELSQMLAPIALYPDALLAQVLMASTYPVEVVEADRWVRRNSGLKGEDLDDVLLDMNWDPSVKAVCHFPPILALMSERISETTELGNAFLAQEDEVMDVVQELRAKAYEQGNLTTNDKQKVIVERETIIIKQADPRVVYVSYYDPFYVYGPWWYPAYPPYYWGPPGVRIGVGISYWPGFYFGFAFGNWSYFNWHRHYIHIDVRHRPRFVRHDRWVAHPPGRWHHAPAHRRGVAYRDQHTATKYGQHPPRSRDFQRDTRGYSEHRAPDRNRRVGDGAWGDHHDRRREDAVRTERNRRAPSPATPDNPERERTDRVRQERERVERGKREGLQQVDPKNQERQRIERTRQAPLPATPDNPVRERTDRVRQERERVERGKREGSQRIDSENQERQRIERTRQVPAPVAPDNPVRERTDQVRQERKRVESEQQLKSRDNAVNQAGGAVLKRQPGAHGRSNQQGTGGHSRGRERSDGNSRGGRGDQSRNK; this is encoded by the coding sequence ATGAAGGCAACCACCATATTTTATCTGGTTTTAGGGACGTTCATCTTTCCAATTTTTGTTCCCGGCCCTCTCTTGCCGTTGCCGTTGGCACAGGCGCAGGGCAGTAACTATTCCGAACCGTCTGAAAAATACAGCCGGGAGGAGTTATCCCAAATGTTGGCGCCTATCGCGCTCTATCCTGACGCGCTGCTGGCGCAGGTTCTGATGGCATCGACCTATCCCGTTGAAGTGGTTGAAGCTGACCGATGGGTCAGAAGGAATTCAGGGCTGAAGGGCGAGGACCTTGATGACGTGCTCTTGGACATGAACTGGGATCCGAGCGTTAAGGCTGTCTGTCATTTCCCGCCGATTTTGGCATTGATGAGTGAGCGAATCTCTGAAACCACAGAGCTTGGCAACGCCTTTCTCGCTCAGGAGGACGAGGTCATGGACGTTGTTCAGGAATTACGGGCAAAGGCCTATGAACAGGGAAACCTCACAACCAACGACAAACAGAAAGTCATTGTTGAAAGAGAAACAATTATCATCAAGCAGGCGGATCCCAGGGTTGTATACGTGTCATACTATGACCCCTTCTATGTTTATGGGCCGTGGTGGTATCCCGCTTATCCGCCTTATTACTGGGGGCCTCCGGGGGTAAGAATTGGCGTTGGGATTTCTTACTGGCCGGGCTTTTATTTCGGGTTTGCTTTTGGCAACTGGAGCTATTTCAACTGGCACCGGCACTATATTCATATCGATGTGCGCCATCGGCCGAGATTTGTTAGGCATGACCGGTGGGTAGCTCATCCCCCCGGCCGCTGGCATCACGCCCCTGCGCACCGCCGGGGAGTTGCCTATCGCGATCAGCATACAGCCACAAAATACGGCCAACACCCCCCGCGATCAAGGGACTTTCAACGTGACACCCGTGGGTATTCCGAACACCGTGCTCCTGATCGCAATCGGCGTGTCGGTGACGGGGCTTGGGGGGATCACCATGATCGGCGCAGGGAGGATGCGGTAAGAACTGAACGTAATCGGCGGGCGCCTTCACCTGCCACCCCGGACAACCCGGAGCGTGAACGAACCGATCGAGTTCGTCAGGAACGGGAACGCGTTGAGCGCGGAAAGAGAGAAGGTTTGCAACAGGTGGATCCCAAAAATCAGGAGAGGCAACGGATCGAGCGGACCCGGCAGGCGCCTTTACCTGCCACCCCGGATAATCCGGTGCGTGAACGAACCGATCGAGTTCGTCAGGAACGGGAACGCGTTGAGCGCGGAAAGAGAGAAGGTTCGCAACGGATCGATTCCGAAAACCAGGAAAGGCAACGGATCGAGCGGACCCGGCAGGTCCCTGCACCGGTTGCCCCGGATAACCCGGTGCGTGAACGAACCGATCAAGTTCGTCAGGAACGGAAACGCGTTGAAAGTGAACAGCAATTGAAGAGCCGCGACAATGCGGTGAACCAGGCTGGTGGGGCCGTATTGAAACGTCAACCAGGCGCGCACGGCCGGAGTAATCAGCAAGGCACGGGCGGTCATTCCCGCGGCCGGGAGCGATCAGATGGTAACAGCAGGGGGGGCCGAGGTGACCAGAGCCGCAATAAGTAG